The following are from one region of the Candidatus Dormiibacterota bacterium genome:
- a CDS encoding restriction endonuclease subunit S, with the protein MMKTVLLGEICEAITSGGTPQTSNPKFWGGGIPWLNSGETRQRYIYKTEKTITEEGVRNSSTRKALRGSTVIASAGQGKTRGQASYLMNDTYINQSIIELRPNSKFVDDKFLFYVISSMYERLRALSDNESIRGSLTTKIFSNLKIIAPSLEEQKKISDFLFEIDQKVQSNRQMNQTLEKIGQVLFKHYFIDNPEAKTWPKKSLDEIAGFLNGAAMQKFPADNSVNSLPVIKIREMSTGITDSTDRATTDIPEKYLVNDEDMLFSWSGTLIVKIWTDGDGALNQHLFKVTSEIYPQWFYYLWTKRHLKRFIDTAAGKATTMGHIQRHHLKEAKVSVPSEAELRALDAIFRPLHELQIKNSIQTRGLSNLRDSLLPRLISGKIKV; encoded by the coding sequence ATGATGAAGACGGTTTTGCTTGGTGAAATCTGTGAAGCTATAACCAGTGGTGGGACACCGCAAACCTCAAATCCCAAATTTTGGGGAGGGGGCATACCCTGGCTTAACTCCGGGGAGACTCGTCAAAGGTATATCTATAAAACTGAAAAAACTATTACCGAAGAAGGTGTTCGCAATTCAAGCACCAGAAAGGCATTGCGAGGAAGTACTGTTATTGCTTCGGCAGGCCAAGGAAAAACCAGAGGCCAAGCATCATATTTAATGAACGACACTTACATTAATCAATCAATAATAGAATTGAGACCAAATTCAAAATTTGTAGATGATAAATTCTTATTTTATGTCATTTCATCTATGTATGAGAGGTTGAGAGCCTTGTCTGATAATGAAAGTATTCGAGGGAGTCTCACAACAAAAATTTTCTCAAACTTGAAAATCATCGCACCTTCCCTGGAAGAGCAAAAGAAAATAAGTGACTTTCTTTTCGAAATAGACCAAAAAGTGCAGTCGAATCGGCAGATGAATCAGACGTTGGAGAAAATCGGTCAAGTGTTATTTAAACATTACTTCATTGACAACCCAGAAGCCAAAACCTGGCCCAAAAAATCCCTTGATGAGATTGCCGGATTTTTGAACGGAGCTGCTATGCAAAAATTTCCTGCAGACAATTCCGTAAATAGTCTGCCCGTAATAAAAATTCGCGAAATGTCCACTGGAATAACCGACAGCACCGACCGCGCCACAACTGACATACCAGAAAAATACTTGGTTAACGACGAGGACATGCTTTTTTCATGGTCCGGCACACTTATTGTAAAAATATGGACCGATGGCGATGGAGCGCTTAATCAACATTTATTCAAAGTTACCTCTGAAATATATCCGCAATGGTTTTATTATCTATGGACGAAACGCCATTTGAAGAGATTTATTGATACAGCGGCCGGAAAAGCAACAACAATGGGACATATCCAACGTCACCATCTAAAAGAAGCCAAGGTGTCGGTACCAAGTGAAGCAGAATTGCGAGCATTGGATGCAATATTTAGACCACTTCATGAACTTCAGATTAAGAATTCGATTCAGACACGAGGTCTTTCTAATCTTCGCGATTCGCTTTTGCCTCGATTAATCTCCGGAAAGATAAAAGTATGA